In a genomic window of Flavobacterium lipolyticum:
- a CDS encoding ABC transporter ATP-binding protein, with amino-acid sequence MLDIQNISFSYTENPVIKNVSFTINKGENIAIIGESGCGKSTLLKLMYGLYNLDEGKIFYNEKPVLGPKYNLIPGMPFMKYLAQDFDLSPYETVAENVGKFLSNGFANMKKLRVQELLEMVEMEQFSNVKAKFLSGGQQQRVALVRVLALEPEVILLDEPFSQIDAFRKNALRRNLFRYLKQKGITCIIATHDSTDALSFADEAIVMRNGEVLIKDNPTKIYEDPETKYVASLFGEVNEVPTHVLVPYEDQMHKTLVYPHQFKMVTESNLPVKIRRTYFRGNHYLIETVYKRQLIFFESEIDLPLEQEIFLGLNYL; translated from the coding sequence ATGCTCGACATTCAAAATATCTCTTTTTCGTACACCGAAAATCCTGTTATAAAAAACGTTTCTTTTACCATAAATAAAGGTGAGAATATTGCCATTATTGGAGAAAGCGGCTGCGGAAAAAGTACACTTTTAAAACTCATGTACGGTTTGTATAACCTGGATGAAGGCAAGATTTTTTATAATGAAAAACCTGTTTTGGGACCAAAGTACAATTTGATTCCCGGAATGCCATTCATGAAATATCTGGCTCAGGATTTTGATTTGTCTCCTTATGAAACAGTTGCGGAAAATGTTGGGAAGTTTCTTTCGAATGGTTTTGCAAACATGAAAAAACTGCGTGTTCAGGAATTATTGGAGATGGTAGAAATGGAGCAGTTTTCAAACGTGAAAGCTAAATTTTTGAGTGGGGGTCAACAGCAGAGAGTGGCGCTGGTGCGAGTTTTGGCTTTAGAACCCGAAGTGATTTTATTGGATGAGCCGTTCAGTCAAATTGATGCTTTCAGAAAAAATGCATTGCGCCGAAATTTATTTCGCTATTTGAAGCAAAAAGGAATTACCTGCATTATTGCTACACACGATAGTACGGATGCTTTGTCATTTGCTGATGAAGCGATTGTAATGCGTAACGGAGAGGTCCTCATTAAAGACAACCCAACAAAAATTTATGAAGACCCTGAAACGAAATATGTAGCCTCACTTTTTGGAGAGGTCAACGAAGTTCCTACTCATGTTTTGGTTCCTTACGAAGATCAAATGCATAAAACTCTAGTTTATCCACATCAGTTTAAAATGGTTACCGAGTCTAATTTACCGGTAAAAATCAGAAGAACTTATTTTAGAGGGAATCACTATCTCATCGAAACGGTTTATAAAAGACAATTAATCTTTTTTGAAAGTGAAATTGACCTGCCTCTCGAACAGGAAATATTTTTAGGTTTGAACTATCTATAA